The following proteins come from a genomic window of Salvelinus sp. IW2-2015 unplaced genomic scaffold, ASM291031v2 Un_scaffold3898, whole genome shotgun sequence:
- the LOC112076637 gene encoding hypermethylated in cancer 2 protein-like, protein MTDMGAETWPASPVIKQEEMDDGDMESQGYGKEIPDTHKANQNITGESDEPDRSPASGGSRXLGLDDFKREQSPLLVSAEDAPAPTKKKCKKRFEKLPMANGIWQERDPTVEDKSPPSLVPVGEGQSQAHSQTTDMGVETLPVPLVIKQEDDDMEFLGYGEWIPETHKANQNIGGESDEDERSPASGGSREIGLDDFKREQSPLLVSAEDVAAPTKKKCNNIKMYTCEVCGKIETKKGTMTSHMIKHTGLLFSCDICGEKFKHQDFLTSHKRSNHYTGIIYSCSVCGKTFRQATSRDTHERGHTGKNYWCSRFAFSPCQIAGFSVQVLFSIACNFVFILEL, encoded by the exons ATGACAGACATG GGGGCGGAGACATGGCCTGCATCACCTGTCATAAAACAGGAGGAAATGGATGATGGTGACATGGAGTCTCAAG GTTATGGCAAGGAGATTCCAGACACTCACAAGGCCAACCAGAATATCACAGGAGAAAGTGATGAGCCAGACAGAAGTCCAGCCTCTGGGGGATCCAGARAACTTGGACTCGACGACTTCAAGAGAGAACAGAGTCCGTTGCTGGTGTCAGCTGAGGATGCGCCGGCACCCACGaagaagaaatgtaaaaaaag GTTTGAGAAACTTCCAATGGCCAATGGTATTTGGCAAGAACGTGATCCTACTGTGGAAGATAAAAGTCCGCCATCACTGGTACCAGTGGGAGAAGGGCAATCACAGGCCCATAGTCAGACAACAGACATG ggggtggagacattgCCAGTACCACTGGTCATAAAACAGGAGGATGATGACATGGAGTTTCTAG GTTATGGCGAGTGGATTCCAGAGACTCACAAGGCCAACCAGAATATCGGGGGAGAAAGTGATGAGGACGAGAGAAGTCCAGCCTCTGGGGGATCCAGAGAAATTGGACTCGACGACTTCAAGAGAGAACAGAGTCCGTTGCTGGTGTCAGCTGAGGATGTAGCGGCACCCACAAAGAAGAAATgtaataatataaaaatgtacaCGTGTGAAGTATGTGGTAAGATTGAGACCAAGAAAGGCACAATGACAAGTCACATGATAAAGCACACAGGGCTGCTCTTTAGCTGTGATATCTGTGGTGAGAAATTCAAGCATCAAGACTTCTTGACCAGTCACAAGCGCTCCAATCACTACACAGGGATCATCTACAGTTGCTCTGTGTGCGGAAAAACCTTCCGGCAGGCCACATCTCGCGACACGCATGAGCGTGGTCACACTGGAAAAAACTATTGGTGTTCAC GTTTTGCATTCTCTCCCTGCCAGATCGCTGGCTTCTCCGTCCAGGTGCTATTCTCCATCGCCTGCAACTTTGTCTTTATCCTTGAACTTTGA
- the LOC112076638 gene encoding uncharacterized protein isoform X2 — MVNIIVADMMENHGIPPSSVRTNYALGIVTLFPYLNDPDSEHGYEQYYDAASGSGYLTWRIKTVGRNKSCKIKRRTKSTYQNGPKAQQSSPSAVEELLDEQVSMSEVSICSVGSDSSGSALTLEKXKARKRXLTDEPTDRNAARDMISAILHSKPGGEKVFQEYGKTKGLTDSTRRLMVNIIVADMMESHGRIPPSSVRTNYALGIVTLFPYLNDPDSEHGYEKYYDAASGSGYLTWRIKTVGRNTSCKIKKRTKPTYQNGPKAQRSCPSAVEQLSGDECREAISVLQHTTTNESSGSREDDGDVPIQTGGGS; from the exons ATGGTGAACATTATTGTGGCCGACATGATGGAAAATCATGG GATCCCCCCATCAAGTGTCCGCACCAACTACGCCCTGGGGATTGTGACTTTATTCCCCTACTTGAATGATCCCGATTCAGAGCATGGTTAT GAACAATATTACGACGCAGCTAGTGGGTCTGGTTATCTGACCTGGAGAATAAAGACAGTGGGGCGCAACAAATCATGTAAGATCAAGAGGAGAACCAAGTCCACCTATCAAAATGGTCCAAAGGCTCAACAAAGTTCCCCTTCAGCTGTTGAGGAACTGTTAG ATGAACAAGTGTCCATGTCTGAGGTCTCGATCTGCTCAGTTGGGTCTGATTCCTCTGGATCAGCTTTAACTCTGGAAAAAAKCAAGGCAAGAAAAAGASGTCTGACTGATGAACCTACAGACAGAAATGCAGCAAGAGAC ATGATCAGTGCCATCCTTCACTCAAAGCCAGGTGGAGAAAAGGTATTCCAGGAGTATGGGAAAACCAAAGGTCTTACGGATAGCACACGAAGACTGATGGTGAACATTATTGTGGCCGACATGATGGAAAGTCATGG GAGGATCCCCCCATCAAGTGTCCGCACCAACTACGCCCTGGGGATTGTSACTTTATTCCCCTACTTGAATGATCCAGATTCAGAGCATGGCTAT GAAAAATATTACGATGCAGCTAGTGGGTCTGGTTACCTGACCTGGAGAATAAAGACAGTGGGGCGCAACACATCATGTAAGATCAAGAAGAGAACCAAGCCCACCTATCAAAATGGTCCCAAGGCTCAGCGAAGTTGCCCTTCAGCTGTTGAGCAACTGTCGGGGGATGAATGCAGAGAGGCGATATCTGTGCTTCAGCATACAACAACTAATGAGTCATCTGGTTCGAGAGAAGATGATGGCGACGTTCCAATACAGACAGGAGGTGGTTCATGA
- the LOC112076638 gene encoding uncharacterized protein isoform X4 has protein sequence MVNIIVADMMENHGRIPPSSVRTNYALGIVTLFPYLNDPDSEHGYEQYYDAASGSGYLTWRIKTVGRNKSYEQVSMSEVSICSVGSDSSGSALTLEKXKARKRXLTDEPTDRNAARDMISAILHSKPGGEKVFQEYGKTKGLTDSTRRLMVNIIVADMMESHGRIPPSSVRTNYALGIVTLFPYLNDPDSEHGYEKYYDAASGSGYLTWRIKTVGRNTSCKIKKRTKPTYQNGPKAQRSCPSAVEQLSGDECREAISVLQHTTTNESSGSREDDGDVPIQTGGGS, from the exons ATGGTGAACATTATTGTGGCCGACATGATGGAAAATCATGG TAGGATCCCCCCATCAAGTGTCCGCACCAACTACGCCCTGGGGATTGTGACTTTATTCCCCTACTTGAATGATCCCGATTCAGAGCATGGTTAT GAACAATATTACGACGCAGCTAGTGGGTCTGGTTATCTGACCTGGAGAATAAAGACAGTGGGGCGCAACAAATCAT ATGAACAAGTGTCCATGTCTGAGGTCTCGATCTGCTCAGTTGGGTCTGATTCCTCTGGATCAGCTTTAACTCTGGAAAAAAKCAAGGCAAGAAAAAGASGTCTGACTGATGAACCTACAGACAGAAATGCAGCAAGAGAC ATGATCAGTGCCATCCTTCACTCAAAGCCAGGTGGAGAAAAGGTATTCCAGGAGTATGGGAAAACCAAAGGTCTTACGGATAGCACACGAAGACTGATGGTGAACATTATTGTGGCCGACATGATGGAAAGTCATGG GAGGATCCCCCCATCAAGTGTCCGCACCAACTACGCCCTGGGGATTGTSACTTTATTCCCCTACTTGAATGATCCAGATTCAGAGCATGGCTAT GAAAAATATTACGATGCAGCTAGTGGGTCTGGTTACCTGACCTGGAGAATAAAGACAGTGGGGCGCAACACATCATGTAAGATCAAGAAGAGAACCAAGCCCACCTATCAAAATGGTCCCAAGGCTCAGCGAAGTTGCCCTTCAGCTGTTGAGCAACTGTCGGGGGATGAATGCAGAGAGGCGATATCTGTGCTTCAGCATACAACAACTAATGAGTCATCTGGTTCGAGAGAAGATGATGGCGACGTTCCAATACAGACAGGAGGTGGTTCATGA
- the LOC112076638 gene encoding uncharacterized protein isoform X1 produces MVNIIVADMMENHGRIPPSSVRTNYALGIVTLFPYLNDPDSEHGYEQYYDAASGSGYLTWRIKTVGRNKSCKIKRRTKSTYQNGPKAQQSSPSAVEELLDEQVSMSEVSICSVGSDSSGSALTLEKXKARKRXLTDEPTDRNAARDMISAILHSKPGGEKVFQEYGKTKGLTDSTRRLMVNIIVADMMESHGRIPPSSVRTNYALGIVTLFPYLNDPDSEHGYEKYYDAASGSGYLTWRIKTVGRNTSCKIKKRTKPTYQNGPKAQRSCPSAVEQLSGDECREAISVLQHTTTNESSGSREDDGDVPIQTGGGS; encoded by the exons ATGGTGAACATTATTGTGGCCGACATGATGGAAAATCATGG TAGGATCCCCCCATCAAGTGTCCGCACCAACTACGCCCTGGGGATTGTGACTTTATTCCCCTACTTGAATGATCCCGATTCAGAGCATGGTTAT GAACAATATTACGACGCAGCTAGTGGGTCTGGTTATCTGACCTGGAGAATAAAGACAGTGGGGCGCAACAAATCATGTAAGATCAAGAGGAGAACCAAGTCCACCTATCAAAATGGTCCAAAGGCTCAACAAAGTTCCCCTTCAGCTGTTGAGGAACTGTTAG ATGAACAAGTGTCCATGTCTGAGGTCTCGATCTGCTCAGTTGGGTCTGATTCCTCTGGATCAGCTTTAACTCTGGAAAAAAKCAAGGCAAGAAAAAGASGTCTGACTGATGAACCTACAGACAGAAATGCAGCAAGAGAC ATGATCAGTGCCATCCTTCACTCAAAGCCAGGTGGAGAAAAGGTATTCCAGGAGTATGGGAAAACCAAAGGTCTTACGGATAGCACACGAAGACTGATGGTGAACATTATTGTGGCCGACATGATGGAAAGTCATGG GAGGATCCCCCCATCAAGTGTCCGCACCAACTACGCCCTGGGGATTGTSACTTTATTCCCCTACTTGAATGATCCAGATTCAGAGCATGGCTAT GAAAAATATTACGATGCAGCTAGTGGGTCTGGTTACCTGACCTGGAGAATAAAGACAGTGGGGCGCAACACATCATGTAAGATCAAGAAGAGAACCAAGCCCACCTATCAAAATGGTCCCAAGGCTCAGCGAAGTTGCCCTTCAGCTGTTGAGCAACTGTCGGGGGATGAATGCAGAGAGGCGATATCTGTGCTTCAGCATACAACAACTAATGAGTCATCTGGTTCGAGAGAAGATGATGGCGACGTTCCAATACAGACAGGAGGTGGTTCATGA
- the LOC112076638 gene encoding uncharacterized protein isoform X3, whose translation MVNIIVADMMENHGRIPPSSVRTNYALGIVTLFPYLNDPDSEHGYEQYYDAASGSGYLTWRIKTVGRNKSCKIKRRTKSTYQNGPKAQQSSPSAVEELLDEQVSMSEVSICSVGSDSSGSALTLEKXKARKRXLTDEPTDRNAARDMISAILHSKPGGEKVFQEYGKTKGLTDSTRRLMVNIIVADMMESHGIPPSSVRTNYALGIVTLFPYLNDPDSEHGYEKYYDAASGSGYLTWRIKTVGRNTSCKIKKRTKPTYQNGPKAQRSCPSAVEQLSGDECREAISVLQHTTTNESSGSREDDGDVPIQTGGGS comes from the exons ATGGTGAACATTATTGTGGCCGACATGATGGAAAATCATGG TAGGATCCCCCCATCAAGTGTCCGCACCAACTACGCCCTGGGGATTGTGACTTTATTCCCCTACTTGAATGATCCCGATTCAGAGCATGGTTAT GAACAATATTACGACGCAGCTAGTGGGTCTGGTTATCTGACCTGGAGAATAAAGACAGTGGGGCGCAACAAATCATGTAAGATCAAGAGGAGAACCAAGTCCACCTATCAAAATGGTCCAAAGGCTCAACAAAGTTCCCCTTCAGCTGTTGAGGAACTGTTAG ATGAACAAGTGTCCATGTCTGAGGTCTCGATCTGCTCAGTTGGGTCTGATTCCTCTGGATCAGCTTTAACTCTGGAAAAAAKCAAGGCAAGAAAAAGASGTCTGACTGATGAACCTACAGACAGAAATGCAGCAAGAGAC ATGATCAGTGCCATCCTTCACTCAAAGCCAGGTGGAGAAAAGGTATTCCAGGAGTATGGGAAAACCAAAGGTCTTACGGATAGCACACGAAGACTGATGGTGAACATTATTGTGGCCGACATGATGGAAAGTCATGG GATCCCCCCATCAAGTGTCCGCACCAACTACGCCCTGGGGATTGTSACTTTATTCCCCTACTTGAATGATCCAGATTCAGAGCATGGCTAT GAAAAATATTACGATGCAGCTAGTGGGTCTGGTTACCTGACCTGGAGAATAAAGACAGTGGGGCGCAACACATCATGTAAGATCAAGAAGAGAACCAAGCCCACCTATCAAAATGGTCCCAAGGCTCAGCGAAGTTGCCCTTCAGCTGTTGAGCAACTGTCGGGGGATGAATGCAGAGAGGCGATATCTGTGCTTCAGCATACAACAACTAATGAGTCATCTGGTTCGAGAGAAGATGATGGCGACGTTCCAATACAGACAGGAGGTGGTTCATGA